A single window of Nicotiana sylvestris chromosome 5, ASM39365v2, whole genome shotgun sequence DNA harbors:
- the LOC138869396 gene encoding uncharacterized protein has product MDQNRLGGGGLSRSVFNFIINDYSPPDPWPDTTSKSIIADLNKGDKLNGENYDIWSRKMWYVLEEQDALESINHVMSHPDEGNTAQHKRDLETYNVWKKKDSTIREIIVSSVADDLIYECEQYPTAQAMWAYLREAYGGTTVTRLRQLTIKFDTYKKCHDHGVKQHLRVMSNMIAQLKSVGHVLSDEQQVQAMFRSLPNNWEHFKVNLSHNDSIKTFVDIVRHVELEDERLGAAKVVLNAFVAESSGTKRSSFKHNRN; this is encoded by the exons atggatcaaaacaggctcggtggtggAGGTTTGAGCAGGAGTGTCTTCAATTTCATCATTAATGATTATTCACCTCctgacccttggcctg ACACGACATCAAAAAGTATCATTGCTGACTTGAACAAGGGTGACAAACTGAATGGTGAAAATTACGATATTTGGAGTCGTAAGATGTGGTATGTACTCGAAGAGCAAGATGCTCTTGAAAGTATTAACCATGTAATGAGTCACCCAGATGAGGGTAACACTGCCCAACACAAGAGGGACCTGGAAACATACAATGTTTGGAAAAAGAAAGATTCCACTATACGTGAAATCATTGTAAGTTCAGTTGCTGATGATCTCATCTACGAATGTGAGCAATATCCTACTGCTCAAGCCATGTGGGCATATTTAAGGGAGGCATATGGGGGTACGACTGTGACTCGCCTTCGACAGCTGACAATCAAGTTTGACACGTACAAAAAGTGTCATGATCACGGTGTCAAGCAACATCTAAGGGTGATGTCAAATATGATTGCTCAACTCAAAAGTGTTGGCCATGTTCTCTCTGATGAGCAGCAGGTTCAGGCAATGTTTCGGTCTCTTCCCAATAATTGGGAACATTTTAAGGTTAACTTGTCCCACAATGATAGCATCAAAACTTTTGTTGATATTGTCCGTCATGTGGAGCTTGAAGACGAGCGGCTTGGTGCTGCTAAAGTTGTACTTAATGCCTTTGTGGCAGAATCAAGTGGTACAAAGAGATCAAGCTTCAAGCACAATAGAAACTAG